A single genomic interval of Argopecten irradians isolate NY chromosome 8, Ai_NY, whole genome shotgun sequence harbors:
- the LOC138329803 gene encoding trichohyalin-like, with protein sequence MNSDMKTSVLSADLEERLAQRRRDREERLKLIAAGVSTINGEDEFERRRRERREQRLRGGDEAPEETTSRRSRRRQVEEEEEDSTSSYRSRRRRGGDDEDSYSAPAEPAYDEEAENRRRQQQEEEEAAARAAQEEYERQQEELRRQRQEEERQRREEEERRQRKKERIEEQEPQRYQKALQERTKLETRPASDTNGDTVDKGLKAGNSDRWSKNSFSKSIEVRRISEEGKAGKLKSFFETKEDSSPKSNGVPTQPVKRQSSIKSPPIEPIEDNSLNLVQEQLVKFETSMHLHHTPKIEPRKHREIEIKIIAQGADRLKNIQKKFQGENNMMNGNSPRLGKFSSSEQHINEKTESWRESPTVLNRWNHQQTDLTKRTYRSTSSISLNLDNNASEQVRRKSEKIALLTAKIVDKGDKGEVTSPLSPREGSSLRRKWSLSSDTSSDTTDSVVTRWRARNSVSKLTDRWQHDQASSPNNSFTRSPRPWSSLSPEQNKENRLPTVRRSNSLNLDRSYTGRLEEEERLRLEREEQEREEAQAMIDEEARIEQEKLDAERIKKEKLEQAERDREEEERQKLIETKLIMQKAAEDLKNEAKAKAEAKEKYINDLVPKFSTDGKDVAALQSLCKDFHKRLAALEEDVYDWEAKIRKQDFEINELTLKVNDTKGKFVKPVLRKVNKTESKLDKIQRKEAKKSDFRDNLKSSSKHAEDGSLHGLLSSVIF encoded by the exons ATGAATAGTGATATGAAAACCAGTGTTTTGTCTGCTGATCTCGAGGAAAGACTTGCTCAGCGTCGACGCGATCGTGAGGAACGTCTCAAACTCAT AGCTGCAGGGGTTAGCACAATAAATGGGGAGGACGAATTCGAACGCCGAAGACGGGAGCGCCGAGAACAAAGGCTGAG AGGTGGGGACGAAGCACCAGAGGAGACCACATCTCGTCGTAGCCGCCGGCGACAAGTAGAGGAGGAAGAAGAG GACAGTACATCAAGCTATCGCTCACGGAGGCGAAGAGGTGGAGATGATGAG GACAGTTACAGTGCCCCAGCAGAGCCCGCATACGACGAGGAGGCAGAAAATCGCCGTCGTCAACAACAGGAAGAGGAAGAAGCAGCTGCCAGAGCCGCTCAAGAGGAATACGAAAGACAACAGGAAGAACTACGCCGCCAGCGTCAAGAGGAAGAAAGACAGAGACGTGAAGAGGAGGAGAGAAGACAAAGG aaaaaagaaagaatagAAGAACAGGAACCACAACGTTATCAGAAAGCACTACAAGAACGGACAAAACTAGAAACCCGACCCGCATCAGATACAAATGGTGATACTGTTGACAAAGGGTTAAAGGCGGGGAATAGTGACCGATGGTCAAAAAATTCCTTCAGCAAAAGCATAGAAGTACGACGAATATCAGAAGAGGGAAAAGCAGGAAAACTCAAATCTTTCTTTGAAACTAAAGAGGATTCAAGTCCTAAGTCAAATGGGGTCCCCACGCAGCCAGTTAAACGTCAAAGTTCAATCAAAAGCCCT CCTATAGAACCTATCGAGGATAATTCCTTGAATCTTGTCCAGGAACAATTAGTTAAGTTTGAAACAAGTATGCATCTCCATCACACCCCAAAG ATTGAACCAAGGAAGCACAGGGagatagaaataaaaattatagCACAAGGAGCAGACAGATTGAAGAACATACAGAAAAAA TTTCAAGGAGAGAATAATATGATGAATGGTAACTCGCCGAGACTGGGAAAGTTCAGTTCTAGTGAACAACACATCAAT GAAAAAACAGAATCGTGGAGGGAAAGTCCCACAGTGCTAAACCGCTGGAACCATCAGCAAACTGACTTGACTAAGAGAACTTATCGTTCCACTTCatcaatttcattaaatttgGATAATAATGCCAGTGAACAAGTGCGAAGGAAAAGTGAGAAAATCGCTCTTTTAACTGCTAAAATTGTTGATAAAGGGGacaaaggggaggtaacttctCCTTTATCACCCAGAGAAGGATCTTCACTGAGACGGAAGTGGTCATTGTCTTCAGACACTTCCTCTGATACGACTGATAGCGTAGTTACAAGATGGCGGGCCAGGAACTCTGTTTCTAAACTAACAGATAGATGGCAGCATGATCAAGCCAGTTCTCCAAATAATAGCTTTACAAGGTCACCACGACCTTGGTCTTCTTTATCTCCAGAGCAGAACAAA GAAAATAGACTACCAACTGTTCGAAGGTCAAATAGTTTAAATTTGGACAGAAGTTATACAGGCCGATTG GAAGAGGAAGAACGATTGAGACTTGAACGCGAAGAACAGGAGAGAGAAGAG GCTCAAGCAATGATTGATGAAGAAGCAAGAATCGAGCAAGAAAAGCTTGATGCAGAAAGGATTAAAAAGGAGAAACTTGAACAGGCGGAGCGAGATCGCGAGGAGGAAGAGCGTCAAAAGCTCATTGAGACG AAACTCATCATGCAAAAGGCAGCAGAGGATTTGAAAAACGAGGCCAAAGCCAAGGCCGAGGCTAAGGAGAAGTATATCAATGACCTCGTACCCAAATTTAGCACTGATGGAAAGGATGTAG CGGCTCTTCAATCTCTCTGTAAAGACTTTCACAAAAGGCTTGCTGCTCTCGAAGAGGATGTTTATGACTGGGAGGCAAAGATTCGCAAACAAGATTTCGAG ATCAATGAGCTGACACTCAAAGTCAATGATACAAAGGGTAAATT CGTTAAGCCTGTGTTGcgaaaagtaaacaaaacagaaagcAA ACTTGATAAAATTCAAAGAAAAGAAGCCAAAAAATCAGATTTCCGCGATAACCTAAAGTCATCAAGCAAACATGCAGAAGACGGG TCTCTTCATGGATTACTCAGTTCagttattttttga